GGTCAGGGTGTCTCGGGTGTGCAGTTTTCTGTAGTACGTCACCGCAAATCTGTGGGACTCGTCTCTGATTCTCTGAATCAGATGGATCACCGGATCGGCGGGGTCCAAAACGACCGGCTCCCTGCGCCCTGGCAGATAGATCCGGTCAACGCCGTTCTTTCCGGCATCAGGGTCCCCGGGCTTTGCCAGGGCCATGAAATCCGTACCCTCAGTAAACCCTTGCTCACCGGCGACGTGGAGCAAGATATTGAGCTGCCCTTTTCCTCCGTCTATGAGGATGAGGTCGGGCATGGGAAGAGCAGCATCCTCCCCGGAGCCATAACGGCGCGTGAGGACCTCGAAGATCATGGCATAATCATTGGGGCCTTCCACCGACTGGATCCTGTAGTGCCGGTAATGGGATTTCAAGGGTTTCCCTTTCTCAAAAACGACCATGGACGCTACGGGATATTCCCCCTGGATATTCGAGATGTCAAACGCCTCGATCCGGAGCGGGAGCTTCTTTAAACCCGCCGCATCCTGCAGATCTTTCAGAATAACCAGATCCCGGTCTCTCTGATTGAGATGGGACTGCAGGGCAAGCGCTGCATTTTCGTCGGCCATACGGACCAGCTTGAGGTTGATGCCCCTCTGCGGGACCCTCATCCTCACCCGGCGCCCGCCTACGGCTGAAAAGGCCTTTTCCATGGTCTCCGTCTCCGATTCCGCAAACGCGAAGGGGGCAAAAATCAAGGGCGGGATGAGCCTCTCTTTGCTGTAATACTGCATCATAGTCGTCCTGAGTATCTCCTCCTCTTTCTCGTCTCCGGGCCGTTCGATAAAAAAGTCTTCCTTCCCGAGCAGCTTTCCGCCCCGGACGAAGAGAATCTCCGCGCATACCGTTTCACCGCTCATCGCCGTACCGAAGACATCCTTGTCCTCCATGTTCGGGCTGATGATCTTTTGCTGCTCGGTCATCTTCTCGATGCGCCTGATCTGGTCCCGGATCACGGCTGCTTTCTCGAATTCGAGGGACCTGGATGCCTGTTCCATCTTCGTGGAAAGTTCACGGATCAACGGCCGGTTCTTCCCCTGCAAAAAAAGAACGGCCTGCCGAACCATCCGGGAATATTCGGCCTTGGATATCGAACCGGTACACGGAGCGAGGCATCTTCCGATCTGGGCGTTCAGGCAGGGTCTCTCCCTTTTCCCATCTATCCTGTTTTTGCATTTCCTGAGCGGGAAGGTCTTTTCGATGAGGTCCAGGGTCGTACGCAGGTGACTCCCTGGAACGTAAGGCCCGAAATACCTGGACCTGTCCCTGCCGATCTTACGGACCACATCCAGTTTGGGATAATCCTCCTTGACCGAAAGCCGAAGATAGGGATAATGCTTGTCGTCCCTCAGGAGGATGTTGTATTTCGGCCTGTTCTTCTTGATCAGATTGCTCTCAAGAATATACGCCTCTGCCTCAGAACCGGTCACCATGAAATCGATCCGTTGGACCTTCGAGAGCATGACCTCGGTCTTGGGCGTGAGTTTGGCCGAAGCAAGAAAGTAGGCCCTGACCCTGGATCTCAAATCCTTGGCTTTTCCGATATAGAGGATATCCCCCTGCCGGTCCTTCATGAGGTAGACGCCGGGAGACCTGGACATTCGATCGACAGTTTCCAGTAAAGATTCATTCATTGAAATATCCCATAATCAAATACTATTTCTGGTTCCCTATTTCTGGTTCTTCTCCTCTACGAGCCATCGGCCATTTAGTGGGTAAAATAAGGGTTCAAGGGGTCCAGGGGTCAAG
This genomic interval from Nitrospirae bacterium CG2_30_53_67 contains the following:
- a CDS encoding excinuclease ABC subunit C; translation: MNESLLETVDRMSRSPGVYLMKDRQGDILYIGKAKDLRSRVRAYFLASAKLTPKTEVMLSKVQRIDFMVTGSEAEAYILESNLIKKNRPKYNILLRDDKHYPYLRLSVKEDYPKLDVVRKIGRDRSRYFGPYVPGSHLRTTLDLIEKTFPLRKCKNRIDGKRERPCLNAQIGRCLAPCTGSISKAEYSRMVRQAVLFLQGKNRPLIRELSTKMEQASRSLEFEKAAVIRDQIRRIEKMTEQQKIISPNMEDKDVFGTAMSGETVCAEILFVRGGKLLGKEDFFIERPGDEKEEEILRTTMMQYYSKERLIPPLIFAPFAFAESETETMEKAFSAVGGRRVRMRVPQRGINLKLVRMADENAALALQSHLNQRDRDLVILKDLQDAAGLKKLPLRIEAFDISNIQGEYPVASMVVFEKGKPLKSHYRHYRIQSVEGPNDYAMIFEVLTRRYGSGEDAALPMPDLILIDGGKGQLNILLHVAGEQGFTEGTDFMALAKPGDPDAGKNGVDRIYLPGRREPVVLDPADPVIHLIQRIRDESHRFAVTYYRKLHTRDTLTSRLKEIKGIGKTRTLSLLRHFGSLERVRRASLKDLAQAPSMNLDAASRVFNILRQEAGLTK